The proteins below come from a single Candidatus Didemnitutus sp. genomic window:
- a CDS encoding sulfurtransferase, producing the protein MSFPLETDVATAARLFAGGTLLVDVREPNEVAAVHLPGSKHISIREIPARAAEIPQDRQVLILCHHGGRSARVTQFLRASGWENVTNVAGGIDAWARQVDPTLRRY; encoded by the coding sequence ATGTCGTTTCCGCTCGAAACCGATGTCGCCACCGCCGCCCGGCTGTTTGCCGGCGGCACGCTGCTGGTCGACGTTCGTGAACCCAACGAGGTCGCCGCCGTCCATCTCCCTGGCAGCAAGCACATCTCGATTCGCGAGATCCCGGCGCGCGCGGCTGAAATCCCGCAGGATCGCCAGGTGCTGATCCTCTGTCACCACGGCGGCCGCAGCGCGCGCGTGACGCAGTTTCTGCGCGCCTCGGGCTGGGAGAACGTCACCAACGTCGCCGGCGGCATCGACGCCTGGGCCCGGCAGGTCGACCCGACGCTCCGCCGCTACTGA
- a CDS encoding mannose-1-phosphate guanylyltransferase, giving the protein MPARYVVIMAGGRGERFWPASRHSTPKHLLPIVGETPMLTQTVDRVLGVAPKENIFVITTQAQLDGVRAACPQLPAENLVAEPMGRDTAAATGLAALLVKQRDPQAAFAMLPADHVIHDVREYQALLNIAFAAAESADVLVTLGIKPTEPATGFGYIEQAGPWKSVVGRDVMAVKRFVEKPDLATAQGYVSSGRYFWNAGMFVWRVPVVEAGLKAHAPELHAGLAVMEQAAAKGGWAAALAAGYPSLKKISVDYALMEKSTNVVVVPATFDWDDVGAWPAVANHFPKDAAGNVLRGLAVVEDGSGNIVVSRDGHLTAVVGASELIVVSTGDATLVCPKDKAQEIKALLKRLEADAEKKKFL; this is encoded by the coding sequence ATGCCCGCCCGTTACGTCGTGATCATGGCCGGTGGCCGCGGTGAGCGCTTCTGGCCCGCCAGCCGACACTCCACTCCGAAACACTTGCTGCCCATCGTCGGCGAGACCCCGATGCTCACCCAGACGGTCGATCGCGTGCTCGGGGTCGCACCGAAGGAAAACATCTTCGTCATCACCACGCAGGCGCAGCTGGACGGCGTGCGCGCGGCGTGCCCGCAGTTGCCCGCGGAGAACCTCGTCGCCGAGCCGATGGGCCGCGACACCGCCGCCGCGACCGGGCTCGCGGCGCTGCTGGTGAAGCAGCGCGACCCGCAGGCGGCGTTTGCGATGTTGCCGGCGGACCACGTCATTCACGATGTGCGCGAATACCAGGCTTTGCTCAATATCGCCTTCGCGGCGGCGGAGAGCGCCGACGTGCTCGTGACGCTCGGGATCAAGCCGACCGAGCCCGCGACGGGCTTCGGCTACATCGAACAGGCGGGCCCGTGGAAGAGCGTGGTTGGGCGCGATGTCATGGCGGTGAAACGCTTCGTCGAGAAACCCGACCTCGCGACCGCGCAGGGCTACGTTTCGTCGGGACGGTATTTCTGGAACGCCGGCATGTTCGTCTGGCGCGTGCCGGTCGTCGAAGCGGGATTAAAGGCTCACGCGCCGGAGTTGCACGCCGGCCTTGCCGTGATGGAGCAGGCGGCGGCGAAGGGCGGCTGGGCAGCAGCACTCGCGGCTGGATATCCGAGCCTGAAGAAGATTTCCGTCGACTACGCACTGATGGAAAAATCGACCAATGTCGTCGTCGTGCCCGCGACGTTCGATTGGGACGACGTCGGCGCCTGGCCGGCCGTGGCGAATCATTTTCCGAAGGACGCCGCCGGCAACGTGCTGCGCGGGCTCGCGGTCGTCGAAGACGGCTCGGGTAACATCGTCGTGTCGCGCGACGGTCATCTCACCGCGGTCGTCGGGGCGAGTGAGTTGATCGTTGTCAGCACCGGCGATGCGACGCTGGTTTGCCCGAAGGACAAGGCGCAGGAGATCAAGGCGCTCCTCAAGCGACTCGAGGCTGACGCCGAGAAGAAGAAGTTCCTCTGA